From the genome of Bacteroidota bacterium:
GGAATATTCAAAAAAGTCCTGAATTGATCGAAGTTGGCCATCAGCGTTCCCCTGCAACGACAGTCACGCAGCATTTTTACACCGTGAACGAAGACAAAAAATTAAGTCTGCTGTTGCACATTCTTCAATCGAAGGAACTGGACAGCGTGTTGGTATTTTCTAAAACAAAAATTGGTGCAGAAAAAGTTTCCAACAACTTACATCGGAACGGAATCAAGGCTATCTCGATCCATTCCGACAGAACACAAGCTCAGCGACAGCGTGCGCTTGCGGGATTTAAACAAGGCCAATATAAAGTGATGGTAGCAACGGATGTTGCGGCACGAGGAATAGATGTAGAAGGAATTTCGCATGTGATCAACTATGACATCCCCACGTTTGCGGAAGATTACATTCACCGCATTGGACGAACGGGGCGCGCACTCTCGACAGGCGATGCACTAACATTTGTCACTCGCAGCGAAGCACGCCACGTAAAGAAGATTGAGCAATTTATTGGAAAGAGATTTGAAATCAAAAAATACCCTGATTTTGATTACAACAAAGTAGAGGAAAAACCGTTGAAGTCTGCACAACAATCTGATATGGAACAACAATCGGACAGCGAAACAAACTTCAATCGCGAACCTCGCGGAGAAAACAGAGATCGATTTAAACGCACCGACCGTCGAACGAGCAGACCCTCTGGATTTGCCGGACGTACAGATCGTCGCGAAGGATTCAAACGAGATGACCGCCGAGGCGGTGACAGATTTCGTTCCGGAGGCGAGCAACGCAAACGTGAATTTCCTAAACCGGAAGCATTTGGCGGCGAACAACGAAAACGCGAATATCCGAAATCGGAATCATTCGGCGGTGAACAACGAAAGCCATTCAATGAAGAACGAAAACCATTCGGCGAAGAACGCGGCAATCGTGATCATGCTAAACCGAGATCAATCAATAACGTCGGAAGCGACCGCAATTTTAAGAAAAGAGAACCGTTCGGTAAAGACCGAGGTTTTGGAAAGCGGGAATCATTTGGCGGAGAACGACGAGAAGGGGGATTTGCAAAACGAACCCCATTTAGCGGTGATCGCAGAAAAAGTAATTTCGGAAAAAGAGATATCTTCGGACCGAAGAAACATGATTCTTTTGGCGGACAAAAACGAGAACATGCGTTTAAGAAGCAAGATTCATTCAGTGAAGTCAATAGTTTCAGCGATTCAAAACCGTTTGGAAGTCCGCGACCGCATAGCGGTCCGGATTGGAAACAATTGATCCCCGAAGAGCGCGAATACAAACCGCGCGAACACAAAGTGGTAAAAAAGATGGTAAGCAGAAAGAAAAAGGATTCGTAACCCTGAAGATTTATGCTGGTGGGCCGCTTCCTCGTTCAACGAAAGAGCGGCCTAACGAATAGAGAAGCAACCGGAAACGGTTGCTTCTTTTGTTTTAGAGCTAAATAAGTTGAGAGAAAGTAAAACTTTCACTATGTTACCATATCGCTTTGGAGAAATGATGACACTGACAAAAACAAAATCTCACGTAAAAATCAACCGCAAAGATTGGGAAAAAATGAAATCCAATCCGGCTTTAAGTGAAGCGATTGAACTTCTCGAAGATATTTCTGATCTGGAAAAGGCAAAAAGCGTTCGCGGAAAAAGTATAACCGTTCAACAATATTTGAAAAAGCGTGGCTTACACAATACGCATTAAACCTTCTGCTCAAAAAGATCTTGATGCTATTCCTGACAAGGAAGTGGTTAAAATACTTTCGCGAATATCACAACTGGAATCAGATCCCAGACCTGTTGGAATTCAAAAATTACACAACAAAGAAGGTTATAGAATTCGATCGGGCAATTATCGAATTCTTTATGAAATTGATGATCAGAAAATATTTGTTTTAGTTTTTCGAATAAAGCATAGAAAAGAAGTGTATCGTTAATATGGATCGATTGAAGCAACCAATAGCGGTTGCTTCTTTTGTTTTAAAGCAGGATAATTGAATAAATATATATTCAAGACGCTACCACATTCCACTACCGTGGACAGATAAATTATTCTCTATGGAATACTCAACCATTCTCTACTCCGTTTCGGACAATATTCTCACCATCACATTAAATCGCCCCGATGTTTTTAACGCGGTGAATGAACAGATGAAAAAAGATCTTCTTGATGCCTTTCGTCAAGCGGAAAAAGACTCTTCCGTCCGCTGTATCGTCCTTCGCGGTAGTGGAGAAAAAGCATTCTGTTCGGGACAAGATTTGAAAGAATATAAGGAAGCAAAAAGCTCCATGAAGGAGATGCTGGAAAAAGGATACAATCCGATTATTAAACAGATGCGTACGATAGAGAAGCCTATTATCGGAATGATCAACGGCGTGGCCGCGGGGGCAGGATTCAGTTTTGCCCTTGCGTGCGACATGCGTATCATGTCCGATAAAGCAAAATTGATCCAGGCATTTGTCCGGATAGGATTGGTTGCAGATTCCGGAGGCCATTGGTTCCTTCCCCGTTTGGTCGGCACAGCAAAAGCGTTTGAGTTTGCTGCAACCGGTAAAGATATTGATGCAATAGAAGCAAAAGAAGTAGGGCTTGTTAACCATGTTGCTCCTCATGCCGAACTAGAAAAAGCCACATACGAACTTGCTGGAAAACTTGCGCAAGGTGCAACGAAAGCAATTGGTATCATTAAACGGACGCTGAATAAATCACTGACGATGACCTTTGATGAACTTCTCTCCTATGAGGCTATGATGCAAGAGGTGGCGGCACAATCCACCGATCATAAAGAAGGTCTCGCAGCGTTTATGGAAAAACGTGTACCGAAATTTGAAGGGAAGTAATAATTGTGCGACCTCTCCGAGGTCGAATATTTTCTTTATCCGTAATTTTCGATAAACGTATGATGCCACTGGCATCATATCCTGTAGAATAAATTAATGAAAACCTCTCCCTTCTAAGCCATGAACATTGGTGATTATCTAAACCTCATTCCGAAATCGCAAAGTGATTTGCTTCTTCAAGAATGGGGATACGATCTTGTCCACGAGTATTTTCACATTGCAGAACAACTTCCTGCTACAAAACATCCAGTGATTGAATTGGCAACGGGAACAGGCCGCATGTGTGCCGTCCTCTCTTGTCTACACCCGAATGTCATATCAGGCGATCTATCGCTAAAGGATCTTCCCCGGACACAACAACGTATTCCAATGCAATTTTCGGAGAGAGTGCGGTTCCTTCAATTGGATATGGAACATCTCCCGTTTGGAACAGAGAGGATGCACACACTTGTTTGTATGAATACGCTTCACGAAGTCGCCAATCCACTTATTTGTCTTCACGAGATGATCCGGGTGATGCATCCTCATGGTATTCTGACGGTTGGAGATTTTCAACGTGAAGGATACAATGCAATGCAGCAGATACACAACATAGTATACCATAATGAACATGATGAAGGATCGATCTCTTCCGATGAGATACGGATGACCTTACAAGCTTCCTTTCATTCCGTTCAATCTTTATCTACTCAACTAAACATTACCTACTTTGCTTCGGAGAAGATTTCTCATCAAAACTAAAAAATCTCTCCTCCATTTTTCGGAAATGACAATCAGATAGGGCGAAACATTCCCATTTTCATTACATTCACTGGTACAATCTTTGCGGAAACAAGTAGTAGTATCACTACCTAATTTTGGATCAGATAAATAACTCTGCAATTAGTACTTTTATTGAAAGGAAAGAATATGCGTATCGGAATTCTTACCGGCGGCGGAGACGTTCCCGGACTCAATCCCTGTATCAAAGAAGTTGTCTATCACGCAGAAAATGCCGGAGCCGAAGTCTACGGTATTCGCCGTGGTTGGGGCGGCTTACTGAATTTCAATTTTAATGATGTTGAAGATCAAAAAAATTGGTACCTCCCGCTAACGAAACAGAATACACGTACGATCGGACGCTCCGGAGGAACATTTCTTCATACATCTCGGACAAATCCCCAAAAAGTAAAATGGTCGGACATTCCAAAGTTCCTTCAAGATCCGATGCGTCCACCACAAGAAGGAGATCCAATTAGTGATTTCACTCCGCATATCTTAAAAGTCCTCGAACATCTGAAAATCGATGTCTTGATTGCTATCGGTGGTGATGATACACAAAGTTTTGCTGTGCGGTTGCATGAAGAAAAATTCCCAATTGTCTCTATTCCAAAAACAATGGATAACGATGTTTATGGAACAGATTATTGCATCGGCTTTTCCACAGCGGTAACACGCAGCGTAGAGTTTATTACCAACCTTCGAACGTCCGCAGGTTCGCACGAACGCATTGCTGTGATTGAATTGTTCGGAAGAAATTCAGGCGAAACCTCCCTTATCTCGGCATATCTGTCGGGAGTTGATCGTGCAATCATTTCAGAAGTACATTTTGATCCCGAAAAACTTGCGAGTTTATTATTGGAAGATAAGCATCTGAATCCGAGCGGTTATGCCATCATGACAATTTCTGAAGGAGCACAAATGGTTGGCGGAAAAGTCGTTGAATATGGTCAAGCAGATGCATACGGACACAAAAAACTTGGCGGTATCGGACAGATCACCGGAGAAGCAATTCAAAAAATTACCGGCGCACATATCATCAACCAACAAGTTGCGTATCTAATGCGCAGCGGCGAACCGGATGCATTGGACAGAATGGTGGCAATGTGCTACGCCAATCTCGCAACAGATCTTGTCTTAAAAAAACATACGGGTAGGATGGTAGCTTTACGTGACGGGAAATATACAACTGTTCCATTAAAGTCGATCATGGATGGAACCAAACGAGTTGATGTGCAGGAATTATATGATATTGAGAATTATCGTCCACGTGTCTTTAACGTTATCGGAAAGCCGATGTTTTTGTATTAAGTATTGATTATCTATTGGATTTTTGCGGTTTTTTTCCGTAAGTGTTGCTAATCCATATAGGATTTGTTACGTTTGTGTGAGCATATTTCAGGAGGAATTATGAAACGCTTCGGAACATTCTTGTTAGCTATTCCACTCATCGCATCAAGTGTTTTTGCTCAAATCTCACCAAGGATAGAATTCTCTACTTCATTTCCAATGAGTGTTTTTCAGCACGGATCACGGGAATATTTTATGACAACAAAATATTCTGCCGGCATTGCATTGAGCCTCCATGAATATATCGATTTCATTTCTACTGCAACATATACGCAACAACATCCATTCGAAATTCAGCGCTTTGCGCATACCACCGGTGCCCTTTCTGCATCTTCTTCAATTTACGTACCATTTACCGTTGAACCTTACTATGCTGAATATGGTGCATACTCCGGTGTTCGTTTTTTGACAAGAAAAAATTCTATCCAAGCGTTTGTTCGAGGTCAATTTGGAATTGTTGGAACTAAATATGGAACGATTGAAAGAGTTCCGTACCACTCTCCGGAACCTTTTCCCGGATCGGGAGGAAGTTATAAAGAGGTAGAAGGATCGGTCGTGAAATTCCAATTCGCAACAATGTATGGTGTAGGCTTATTGTGGCATCCGAATACATTTTTGAGTGTCAGCGTTGATCTCCATGCTGTCAATCGATGGGTAAATCAACCGCTTGATGTGTATTGCAGCGTAGGAATTCAATTCGGACTATAATAATTACCGGTTCGAACTTTTTCATAGGCAATTCGCATACAAACCTTCGAAAGTAATCCTTCTCACTTTCTCTTTGGTTTTACAGGAATCATTCTGTAATTTCATTCCGCTATTCATTATTTACCATTTATCATTCATCTTTACTCACAATGGCTATTTCAATTGGAATTGTTGGTGCAGGAACAATGGGTGCAGGAATTGCGCACATTGCTGCATTAAAAAAGTTTACTGTATCGCTTTATGATATCAACGAAGAGGTGATCCGCCACAGTGTGGAAAAAATCAATTATGAAATGAAGCGAAGCGTGGATAAGAACAAGATCTCAGACGATGATATGAAGCAAGCGTTGACACGGATCAAAAAGCGGACGAATATCAACGATCTTGACACGTGTGACATCATCATTGAAGCAGTGTTGGAAGATATTAAAGTAAAACGCGATCTTTTTAAAAAACTCGATCAGATAGCACACCACACCGCAATACTTGCAACGAATACCTCTTCTCTTTCCGTGACATCCATCGCTTCCGCTACGAAAAAGCCGGAACGAGTTGTCGGGATGCATTTTTTTAACCCTGTCCATTTGATGAAACTTGTTGAGATCGTTAAAGGTGCGCGAACGTCTGATGAAACAATAAAATCCGCCACGGCAATCGCCGAACAATTAGGGAAAAAAACTGTCCAAGCAAAAGACACTCCGGGATTTATTGTGAATCGTGTCGCCCGGCCATTTTATGGTGAGGCATTAAGGATCCTTGGCGAGAATGTCACAAATGTTGAAACGATTGACAGAATCGTTAAAAAAAGCGGCGGTTTTAAAATGGGGCCGTTTGAGTTGATGGATTTAATCGGTAATGACGTGAACTTTTCCGTTACAGAATCTGTGTATGAACAACTGTTTCACGACTCACGGTTTCAGCCAAGCCAGATTCAAAAACAACTGGTGGAAGCGGGAATGTTCGGCAAAAAAACAAAACAGGGATTTTATAATTACGAAGAAAAATGACAAAACAAGATAAAAAGGTAAAAGTAAAAAAAAGCTCACCTCAGAAAACCAAAACTCACGCCGAGAAACCTAAGACTGGTGAAGTGAAACAGATGGTGTGCTTGCTTGGAGATGAACAGTTAGTAAAAGAATATTCGGCTGCATTTCAGGAACACGGGATTGCTGTACAGGAATTGAAAAATTTAAACTCACTAAAGACTTCGGCAAAGAAGATCACTGTAGCGTTTGAACTAACCATCACCTCCGGCGAACAGAAAAAAAAGAATCTCGAAGCGTTGGATGAACACTTGGCGGAAAATATCCCAATTGTTTCTTGCGCAGTATCTGAAACTGTTCTTACACAATCGCATTCATTAAAACACAAGCATCGCCTGATTGGAATTGCTTCCTTCCCCACCCTCCTCTCAAATACACTCGTTGAATTGGCACCGTCACTTCATACATCTAAAGAGATTGCAGATACAGTCACTTCATTATTTGGATCTGCAAAAAAAGAGACCGCAATGGTGCAGGACAGTGTTGGGATGGTGATGCCGAGAATCCTTTGTCAGATCATCAACGAAGCATTATTTACCGTGCAGAATGATGTTGCGTCGCCGAATGATATTGATGAAGCAATGAAGCATGGAACCAATTATCCGCATGGACCAATCGCCTGGGGAGAATTGATAGGGTTCAACAATGTCGTTGCCGTGTTGGATGCACTCTATCACAACCATCATGAAGAACGCTATCGGGTAGCACCGCTGTTGCGACAAATGGCTGTTGCCGGTGTTTTCTGGAAACCGAAAGAATAAAAAATTACACTTTTTGACCACTACTCATTTATTTGCCAGGAAATGTCAGCGCATCTTCAAACGGCATCATCGGTATCGGTTCACCGTTATGCTGTAGGCGGAATTTTACCAAGTCAATTGCAGGAACTGATACAGGGTTTGTCTCCATGCCGAAAAACTTCGGCATCAACACATTAAAATCAAAGAATCCTTTTTTCGGCATTTCGACGATGGTCACTTGTTGATCTTTTGATATTCCGGCCCGTTCTTTCGCTATTGAAATCGCCATTTCCATACCACCAAGAATGTCAACAAGACCATTCTGTTTTCCGTCCACTCCGCTCCAGATTCTCCCCTGCCCAATCGAATCGATATGTTCGTAACTCATCTTTCTTCCAACGGAAACTTTGGTGACAAATTCTTTGTACATGAATTTTATGGCATACTCCATACGTTCATGTTCTTCCGTCGTCAGGTTTCTGTCCGGAAGTCCGAGCCCGATAAATGGCATGCGGATTCCGAAACCGAGATCGGCATGCTCTCCCGTTTTAACAAAATCAGTGGACAAGCCGAGCGTTTCTTTCAGATTCTTATTGTATATCCAACCGCCGATCACTCCGATAGAACCGGTTATTGTACAGGGAGCGGCGACAATTGTATCGGCATACATGGAAAGCCAATATCCTCCTGAGCCTGCAACGAAGCCTTGGGAAACAATGATCGGTTTTTTTCCTTTCGCTTTCCGCATTGCTTCGGCGATATAATCAGATGCCATAGCATCACCGCCGGGAGAATCGATACGCAGGACGATAGCTTTAATCTGTGAATTGTTTACTGCTCCTTCGACCACTTTCACCAAACTTCGCGCATTAATTCCTTCATCCATTGCACATGCACCAAGAACGTAGATTACCGCAATCTTCGGCGGTTCACCCCATTGGGCATCGTACGGTTTTTGGAATGCAGAGAGTGCACTAAACGGCTTATATCCGTTCTCTTCACCAGTCTCGGCTTTGACGATGGTATTCACAACATCCCATCTGCCAATGCTGTCGATCAATCCCAGTTCTTTCGCATCCTGAGCAAGAAATATACTTTGCGTATTGACGAGTGAATCGAATTTCGCCGATGTAATGTTCCTCGCGGAACAAATATCCGTTTTGGCAATACCATGCCAATCATCAATGATCGCCTGGCGCTGTTCTCTGTCTGCATCAGACATTTTATCACGCGAGATAGTTTCATTGGCAGATTTATATTTGAAGAAGCGCCATTCTTCAAATCCAACTCCAATTTTCTCAAACATACCTTTTATATATGTATTCCCCATCAGGTAACCCTCAAGCATTATCGTACCGACCGGGTCCATAACGATTTTATCTGCAATGGATGCAAAATGGTAGAGATCGATATTTCCTCTGTCAATAAAGATGATGATCTTTTTCCCCGCCGTTTTGCACTCCTTCAATTTTTCACGGATCTCCCACAGTTTTTCACGATCCACATTCATGCCGGAAGTATTGATTGCGATTCCCGCAACCGATGGATCAGTCTTCGACGCCTCGATCACCTCCAGAATGCTAGCGAGTGTCTTTGTATTGTCGAAGAGTTCAAAACGCTGATATCCGATGGTGCCATTCAAATCGAAACCAACATACTTTTGTTGAGCAGGAATAATCTTTCGTAAGAGAGTTCTGTCTTGTGCACCGAGTCGAATGCCAAACGTATTATTTGAATGATTTCCGTTTGCGTCATAATGCGACTGCGTTTCCACACCAGCACCACCAAGACTGAATTGAAATCCAACATTGAATGCCTTGGTATCAAAATATCGGCCGATGATACGAATGCCCGGAAGAGCTTCGACCGCAACT
Proteins encoded in this window:
- a CDS encoding 3-hydroxyacyl-CoA dehydrogenase NAD-binding domain-containing protein gives rise to the protein MAISIGIVGAGTMGAGIAHIAALKKFTVSLYDINEEVIRHSVEKINYEMKRSVDKNKISDDDMKQALTRIKKRTNINDLDTCDIIIEAVLEDIKVKRDLFKKLDQIAHHTAILATNTSSLSVTSIASATKKPERVVGMHFFNPVHLMKLVEIVKGARTSDETIKSATAIAEQLGKKTVQAKDTPGFIVNRVARPFYGEALRILGENVTNVETIDRIVKKSGGFKMGPFELMDLIGNDVNFSVTESVYEQLFHDSRFQPSQIQKQLVEAGMFGKKTKQGFYNYEEK
- a CDS encoding 3-hydroxyacyl-CoA dehydrogenase family protein, translating into MTKQDKKVKVKKSSPQKTKTHAEKPKTGEVKQMVCLLGDEQLVKEYSAAFQEHGIAVQELKNLNSLKTSAKKITVAFELTITSGEQKKKNLEALDEHLAENIPIVSCAVSETVLTQSHSLKHKHRLIGIASFPTLLSNTLVELAPSLHTSKEIADTVTSLFGSAKKETAMVQDSVGMVMPRILCQIINEALFTVQNDVASPNDIDEAMKHGTNYPHGPIAWGELIGFNNVVAVLDALYHNHHEERYRVAPLLRQMAVAGVFWKPKE
- a CDS encoding type II toxin-antitoxin system RelE/ParE family toxin, with translation MAYTIRIKPSAQKDLDAIPDKEVVKILSRISQLESDPRPVGIQKLHNKEGYRIRSGNYRILYEIDDQKIFVLVFRIKHRKEVYR
- the sppA gene encoding signal peptide peptidase SppA; this translates as MKRILALFTLLFLSTVPLFTQSNITPYFLRNSFQFTSPGALKFGLYGFDNPALLTYVRQPDLLFTWSDKGASVNNFDRWGLFAAVPNVGFGVVREKLLSDYVADYTISMGGGDRSMSAGISYNWTTTNNLLLEKSDLLTLGALARPMPFVSIGANYTSAINVKGWEAVGEFSLRPFGDEVITAFADYVLHRTPQFHQDYWSVGVAVEALPGIRIIGRYFDTKAFNVGFQFSLGGAGVETQSHYDANGNHSNNTFGIRLGAQDRTLLRKIIPAQQKYVGFDLNGTIGYQRFELFDNTKTLASILEVIEASKTDPSVAGIAINTSGMNVDREKLWEIREKLKECKTAGKKIIIFIDRGNIDLYHFASIADKIVMDPVGTIMLEGYLMGNTYIKGMFEKIGVGFEEWRFFKYKSANETISRDKMSDADREQRQAIIDDWHGIAKTDICSARNITSAKFDSLVNTQSIFLAQDAKELGLIDSIGRWDVVNTIVKAETGEENGYKPFSALSAFQKPYDAQWGEPPKIAVIYVLGACAMDEGINARSLVKVVEGAVNNSQIKAIVLRIDSPGGDAMASDYIAEAMRKAKGKKPIIVSQGFVAGSGGYWLSMYADTIVAAPCTITGSIGVIGGWIYNKNLKETLGLSTDFVKTGEHADLGFGIRMPFIGLGLPDRNLTTEEHERMEYAIKFMYKEFVTKVSVGRKMSYEHIDSIGQGRIWSGVDGKQNGLVDILGGMEMAISIAKERAGISKDQQVTIVEMPKKGFFDFNVLMPKFFGMETNPVSVPAIDLVKFRLQHNGEPIPMMPFEDALTFPGK
- a CDS encoding 6-phosphofructokinase codes for the protein MRIGILTGGGDVPGLNPCIKEVVYHAENAGAEVYGIRRGWGGLLNFNFNDVEDQKNWYLPLTKQNTRTIGRSGGTFLHTSRTNPQKVKWSDIPKFLQDPMRPPQEGDPISDFTPHILKVLEHLKIDVLIAIGGDDTQSFAVRLHEEKFPIVSIPKTMDNDVYGTDYCIGFSTAVTRSVEFITNLRTSAGSHERIAVIELFGRNSGETSLISAYLSGVDRAIISEVHFDPEKLASLLLEDKHLNPSGYAIMTISEGAQMVGGKVVEYGQADAYGHKKLGGIGQITGEAIQKITGAHIINQQVAYLMRSGEPDALDRMVAMCYANLATDLVLKKHTGRMVALRDGKYTTVPLKSIMDGTKRVDVQELYDIENYRPRVFNVIGKPMFLY
- a CDS encoding DEAD/DEAH box helicase, with the translated sequence MAFKALGLNDRLVQGILATGYSTPTEIQARAIPLAVAGKDIIGSAQTGTGKTAAFTLPILNRLAEQTEKNHHIKALILTPTRELAQQIEDAVKQYGRFLSLRALSVYGGTNMYNQLKQLSRGVDILIATPGRLIDHLERRSVNLSNVEVLVLDEADRMFDMGFIDDMRLIIKQTPDTRQTLLFSATMSKEVKSLVRNIQKSPELIEVGHQRSPATTVTQHFYTVNEDKKLSLLLHILQSKELDSVLVFSKTKIGAEKVSNNLHRNGIKAISIHSDRTQAQRQRALAGFKQGQYKVMVATDVAARGIDVEGISHVINYDIPTFAEDYIHRIGRTGRALSTGDALTFVTRSEARHVKKIEQFIGKRFEIKKYPDFDYNKVEEKPLKSAQQSDMEQQSDSETNFNREPRGENRDRFKRTDRRTSRPSGFAGRTDRREGFKRDDRRGGDRFRSGGEQRKREFPKPEAFGGEQRKREYPKSESFGGEQRKPFNEERKPFGEERGNRDHAKPRSINNVGSDRNFKKREPFGKDRGFGKRESFGGERREGGFAKRTPFSGDRRKSNFGKRDIFGPKKHDSFGGQKREHAFKKQDSFSEVNSFSDSKPFGSPRPHSGPDWKQLIPEEREYKPREHKVVKKMVSRKKKDS
- a CDS encoding class I SAM-dependent methyltransferase, producing MNIGDYLNLIPKSQSDLLLQEWGYDLVHEYFHIAEQLPATKHPVIELATGTGRMCAVLSCLHPNVISGDLSLKDLPRTQQRIPMQFSERVRFLQLDMEHLPFGTERMHTLVCMNTLHEVANPLICLHEMIRVMHPHGILTVGDFQREGYNAMQQIHNIVYHNEHDEGSISSDEIRMTLQASFHSVQSLSTQLNITYFASEKISHQN
- a CDS encoding enoyl-CoA hydratase-related protein produces the protein MEYSTILYSVSDNILTITLNRPDVFNAVNEQMKKDLLDAFRQAEKDSSVRCIVLRGSGEKAFCSGQDLKEYKEAKSSMKEMLEKGYNPIIKQMRTIEKPIIGMINGVAAGAGFSFALACDMRIMSDKAKLIQAFVRIGLVADSGGHWFLPRLVGTAKAFEFAATGKDIDAIEAKEVGLVNHVAPHAELEKATYELAGKLAQGATKAIGIIKRTLNKSLTMTFDELLSYEAMMQEVAAQSTDHKEGLAAFMEKRVPKFEGK